The Nostoc sp. NIES-3756 DNA window GAAACCGTGGTAATTCCTAATGCTGATGACCCAACTTTATCGCTTCTCGGTCAGCAGTTACAACAAAAGATCTTATTCTTTGGCTTAAATGAACCAGAACATTATTTAGAAGCTATTCCTCACGCTGTTGATTCTATTTATTGTCCGCAATGTGGACATTCTTTAAATTACCAAGGCGTATATTTGTCTCACCTGGGAGATTTTACTTGTCCTAGCTGCGGTTTTAGTAAGAGTCAACCAGTCTTAGCAAGTAGCAAATGGCCGCAAATCTTAGTTGGTTTGTACAACAAATACAACACCTTAGCCGCCACAACCGCAGCCATAGAATTAGGTGTTGATGAGGCGACGATACGAGATACTATTAATAATTTCCAAGCCGCTTTCGGTCGTGCAGAAGATTTAGTAATTGATGGTAAACGGGTGAGAATTTTATTATCCAAAAATCCTGTAGGGACGAATGAAACAATTCGTGTCGTCACCCAAAGCACAGATAAAACCACATTATTAGTATTAAACGATCGCACCCCCGACGGCACAGATGTATCTTGGATTTGGGACGTAGATACAGAAAAATTAGTTGAACGGGGAGGAACGTTAGTAGTAAGTGGCGATCGCGTTTATGATATGGCGCTACGTCTGCGTTATAGTGAAAAGTCGGCGGATAGTAATCTTAACTTAATTGTCGAAGAAGATTTACGTCAAGCGATCGCCAAAGCCTTAGAACACACCCCAACAACCGAAACCCTCCACATTCTTCCCACCTATTCAGCCATGCTAGAAGTCCGCGAAGTTTTAACGGGAAGGAAAATTCTTTAAATTAGTCAATAGTCAACAGTCCATAGTCCAAAGGTAGGAGGCAGAAAGCAGGAATTAATAATCATCATCTCCCTTGTCTCCCCCACTCCCCAATTACAAATTACGTTAGCGAAGCGGGGCGTTAGCCCATTACGAATTACGAATTAAAACAATGACCCTAGAATTAACAATCGGTTGGCTATATCCTACATTGATGAGTACCTATGGCGATCGCGGTAATGTGATTACTATAGAACGTCGCGCCCAATGGCGGGGATATAGCGTTAAAGTATTACCTCT harbors:
- a CDS encoding MurT ligase domain-containing protein; amino-acid sequence: MKIIDRLRLGFAVSVAKSVTFLVRSLRLGAASVLPGSIARRIEPRLLQLLSQQVKNGVIIIAGTNGKTTTSLLLRTILENKGYRVCHNSTGANLENGLMTALLESTSLVGTLDVDYAILEVDENIVPKVLKPLQPRIILCLNLFRDQLDRYGEVDTISKRWTKVISTLPPETVVIPNADDPTLSLLGQQLQQKILFFGLNEPEHYLEAIPHAVDSIYCPQCGHSLNYQGVYLSHLGDFTCPSCGFSKSQPVLASSKWPQILVGLYNKYNTLAATTAAIELGVDEATIRDTINNFQAAFGRAEDLVIDGKRVRILLSKNPVGTNETIRVVTQSTDKTTLLVLNDRTPDGTDVSWIWDVDTEKLVERGGTLVVSGDRVYDMALRLRYSEKSADSNLNLIVEEDLRQAIAKALEHTPTTETLHILPTYSAMLEVREVLTGRKIL